One Lycium barbarum isolate Lr01 chromosome 5, ASM1917538v2, whole genome shotgun sequence genomic window carries:
- the LOC132641671 gene encoding uncharacterized protein LOC132641671 isoform X2, whose protein sequence is MLSTMSMIMDISCPLYTSQQQMMLHQFHQFCMKYSSSSSEQNIRKARNGKRELSSFHAFYHDDYVDSQPKISARVRVILVNWLVEAHKRFELRLESLYLTVNIMDGFLSEVNDFLTITKNTYCRWPDTNAESILGKAGLELSTKSCVKLQFSSIY, encoded by the exons ATGCTTTCAACAATGTCTATGATAATGGATATTTCATGCCCTTTATATACAAGTCAGCAGCAAATGATGCTCCATCAATTTCACCAATTTTGCATGAAGTATTCCTCTTCTTCATCAGAACAGAATATTAGAAAGGCGAGGAATGGAAAAAGAGAG CTGTCCAGTTTTCATGCCTTTTACCATGATGACTACGTGGATTCACAACCAAAGATCAGTGCCAGGGTCAGAGTAATTCTTGTGAATTGGCTGGTAGAAGCACACAAAAGGTTTGAGCTGAGGCTTGAAAGCCTCTACCTCACAGTTAACATAATGGATGGTTTTCTATCAGAG GTGAATGACTTCCTAACAATAACAAAGAACACTTATTGTCGGTGGCCGGATACTAATGCAGAAAGCATTCTTGGAAAAGCTGGACTGGAACTGTCAACTAAAAGTTGCGTAAAGTTACAATTTTCGTCCATATATTAG
- the LOC132641671 gene encoding G2/mitotic-specific cyclin S13-7-like isoform X3 — MLSTMSMIMDISCPLYTSQQQMMLHQFHQFCMKYSSSSSEQNIRKARNGKRELSSFHAFYHDDYVDSQPKISARVRVILVNWLVEAHKRFELRLESLYLTVNIMDGFLSEVTVLRKEFAYFVSAQCLLPASE; from the exons ATGCTTTCAACAATGTCTATGATAATGGATATTTCATGCCCTTTATATACAAGTCAGCAGCAAATGATGCTCCATCAATTTCACCAATTTTGCATGAAGTATTCCTCTTCTTCATCAGAACAGAATATTAGAAAGGCGAGGAATGGAAAAAGAGAG CTGTCCAGTTTTCATGCCTTTTACCATGATGACTACGTGGATTCACAACCAAAGATCAGTGCCAGGGTCAGAGTAATTCTTGTGAATTGGCTGGTAGAAGCACACAAAAGGTTTGAGCTGAGGCTTGAAAGCCTCTACCTCACAGTTAACATAATGGATGGTTTTCTATCAGAGGTGACTGTCCTTAGAAAGGAATTCGCTTACTTTGTATCAGCTCAATGCTTATTGCCTGCAA GTGAATGA
- the LOC132641671 gene encoding cyclin-B1-4-like isoform X1, translated as MLSTMSMIMDISCPLYTSQQQMMLHQFHQFCMKYSSSSSEQNIRKARNGKRELSSFHAFYHDDYVDSQPKISARVRVILVNWLVEAHKRFELRLESLYLTVNIMDGFLSEVTVLRKEFAYFVSAQCLLPASMKRFELKYTENMLICSVEIYYNLRFFAMQVNDFLTITKNTYCRWPDTNAESILGKAGLELSTKSCVKLQFSSIY; from the exons ATGCTTTCAACAATGTCTATGATAATGGATATTTCATGCCCTTTATATACAAGTCAGCAGCAAATGATGCTCCATCAATTTCACCAATTTTGCATGAAGTATTCCTCTTCTTCATCAGAACAGAATATTAGAAAGGCGAGGAATGGAAAAAGAGAG CTGTCCAGTTTTCATGCCTTTTACCATGATGACTACGTGGATTCACAACCAAAGATCAGTGCCAGGGTCAGAGTAATTCTTGTGAATTGGCTGGTAGAAGCACACAAAAGGTTTGAGCTGAGGCTTGAAAGCCTCTACCTCACAGTTAACATAATGGATGGTTTTCTATCAGAGGTGACTGTCCTTAGAAAGGAATTCGCTTACTTTGTATCAGCTCAATGCTTATTGCCTGCAAGTATGAAGAGATTTGAGCTGAAGTATACTGAAAATATGTTAATCTGTTCAGTTGAAATTTATTATAATCTCCGATTCTTTGCTATGCAGGTGAATGACTTCCTAACAATAACAAAGAACACTTATTGTCGGTGGCCGGATACTAATGCAGAAAGCATTCTTGGAAAAGCTGGACTGGAACTGTCAACTAAAAGTTGCGTAAAGTTACAATTTTCGTCCATATATTAG